ATTACTATGCGCGGGCAAAGACATTTCGGGCAACGATCCAAGGCAGGGATATTGATGCCCCGGTAGGGATGCTGGATGTGGCGCAAAGGCATGGCCTGCCGGTGTCTGTGGGTTATGTGAGGTGGTCTGGCCGACGCAGGCTGGACGTATTCCTGAGTTCACTGAACGCGAACGGTCAGGAACCCGTGCCGGTTGATGTCATATTGACCAGGTATTTCAGGCTGCTGGACGGTATTATTGAAACCGAACCGGAATTCTGGGAGGGTTGGGCTGGTCTGGAACACGCCATTGAGCCTGAAAAGGGCATTTAGCCACAGAGTTCGCTTGTTCCACCCCGATCAGCCAAATCGGCCTGGCGGCTGGTATCGCGGGCAAGCCCGCTGCCACCGGCAAACCCGCTCTCACCTGTAGGAGCGGCCTTGGCCGCGAAGGGGCGAGGGAATAAGAGGCCTGAGCAGTTAGCTATCAACCCAGGATGAAATGCCAGCAATGACCGATCTGATCTATTTCCATCATCCGCAGATGGAAGGCACGGCGGAGCTTCGTCGAGGTCTCTCGCAACTACGCAGAAGTCTCCATTTTGATCGCTGTTGGGCGGGTACGGAAAGACAAGGCCCGCCTTCTCCCAAGCAGATCCTGCAGCAGTCGGCGGCCAGACAATTTCTGGTGATCCTCAACCCGGCGCTGATAATCTCCGATCAGATGCAGCAATATCTGGAGCGCAGCATACCCCCTGGGGGTTGTATCCTGCCCAGCGACCAGAGAGGATTTGCCCCCGGTGTTGTGTTGGACTATGTCAATCGCAGTGGTCTTGAGGATTTTGTCAAACGCCTGCAGGGGCAATCCGAGACGGTCCCCCATGATGGGCGTCCCGCCTGGATTTACCTGATAGAGCGCGCCGCCATTGAGGCCATGGCTGAAGATCAGGCAGGGGCGCAATGGTCCGACCTGCCCGACCTGCTGGGCGGGCGTAGTCTCATCTGTCAACATGCCTATGTTCACTCATACTCCGACTATTACCAGGGCAGGCGTGAAGAAATGCTGGCCTATCTGCCCAAGGACGTGCATCACCTGCTGGATGTGGGCGGGGGTCAGGGCGGGTTTGCCGCAGCCTTTATGCAACAGCGTCAAGGCAAGGCCAGTCTGGTTGAGATGAATGAAGACGCATCCGGCATTGCCAGACAGAAGGGCATAGATGTCATCCATCAACCCTTTGCGTCACTACAACCCGGGGTTGACTACGACTGCATCTCCTTTCTTGATGTCCTGGAGCATATGCCGGACCCCGATCAGGTACTGGGCAAGGCCCATGGGCTTTTGCGGCCCGGGGGATATCTATTGCTCTCCGTGCCCAATATCGGGCATTGGTCCGTGGTCCTGGACCTCCTGCACGGGCGCTTCGAATACCTGCCGGTGGGGATTCTCTGTGAAACCCATATTCGCTTTTTTACCCGTATCGAGTTGACTGCATTACTGGATGAAACCGGTTTCAGTATTGAGATCTGGCATAACCAGCACAGTCCGTTTTCTGATACCTTTCAGGCTTATTTCAATGCCTGCAAAACCAGTGGGTTGCAGCTTGATGAAGAGAATTTGCAGGCCCTGGTTTTCCATATACTCTGTAAAAAGGCAATAGTCTGAGCAGTGAGTTTCTTGGCGCGGCTGGGCTTGTGGAATCATGATATCCGTCATCATTGTCAACTATCATTGCGCCGATCTGAGTATCCGCGCCATGGCATCGGTACAGGCCCAGGCAGTCCCCCATGAAATTCTGCTGGTGGACAACAGCGTCAGCCCGTCAGAGGCAGACAGGCTGGCTGCCAATTTACCGCCACAAACCCGGCTTATTGTCAGCCCCAGCAATCTGGGTTTTGGTCGTGCCTGTAACCAGGCCTATGCCAGGGCCAGGGGTGATATGATCCTTTTGCTCAATCCGGACGCCCTGCTGCATCCCGGCTGCCTTGAGCAGCTCTGTAAACCACTGTTGGCGGATAGGCGTATTGGTGCCGTAGGGCCCAGAATATTCTGGGATTCCGCCAGGCACTACCTGTTGCCCCCCAGCATTCACCCCGGCCCGGAACAACTGCTCTGGCATAGCATGAACTGCCGCTACGCCGGGCTGCGCGAGTATTACAGTCAGCGCTTTCGCGCCCAGGCCATCAGGCTTTGGCAAAGACAAGACCCCTGCAGGGTTGATGCCCTGTCTGGTGGGCTGGCCCTGCTCAGTCGCAAGGCCCTGGAACATGCCGGTGGCCTGTTCGATGAAGGTTTTTTCATGTATTTCGAAGACTCCGATCTGTTCTGGCGCCTGCGCCAGGCCGGTTATCGCCTGGCGTACGCGCCCAGGGCCGAGGCCAGCCACAGCTATGAACA
This is a stretch of genomic DNA from gamma proteobacterium SS-5. It encodes these proteins:
- a CDS encoding class I SAM-dependent methyltransferase: MTDLIYFHHPQMEGTAELRRGLSQLRRSLHFDRCWAGTERQGPPSPKQILQQSAARQFLVILNPALIISDQMQQYLERSIPPGGCILPSDQRGFAPGVVLDYVNRSGLEDFVKRLQGQSETVPHDGRPAWIYLIERAAIEAMAEDQAGAQWSDLPDLLGGRSLICQHAYVHSYSDYYQGRREEMLAYLPKDVHHLLDVGGGQGGFAAAFMQQRQGKASLVEMNEDASGIARQKGIDVIHQPFASLQPGVDYDCISFLDVLEHMPDPDQVLGKAHGLLRPGGYLLLSVPNIGHWSVVLDLLHGRFEYLPVGILCETHIRFFTRIELTALLDETGFSIEIWHNQHSPFSDTFQAYFNACKTSGLQLDEENLQALVFHILCKKAIV
- a CDS encoding glycosyltransferase family 2 protein, which produces MISVIIVNYHCADLSIRAMASVQAQAVPHEILLVDNSVSPSEADRLAANLPPQTRLIVSPSNLGFGRACNQAYARARGDMILLLNPDALLHPGCLEQLCKPLLADRRIGAVGPRIFWDSARHYLLPPSIHPGPEQLLWHSMNCRYAGLREYYSQRFRAQAIRLWQRQDPCRVDALSGGLALLSRKALEHAGGLFDEGFFMYFEDSDLFWRLRQAGYRLAYAPRAEASHSYEHHPAKHRLMVEAAPYYYAKHFAHAPRARLANWIARRNQSVGNIELPGTQALGVQRGPLCLPVPEQWQQGWLLEISPSPWLVPAIGQFGQGPQASIAADCWPLLHSGHYYSRLGAPLGKTGQMPVWQWSK